The Chitiniphilus purpureus sequence CGCACGCTGCGCGCCTCTTCGATCACCACGCCGGTGCTGCTGCTGTCGGCGCTGGCCGAGTCGGACGACCGGGTCGAAGGCCTGCGCGCCGGCAGCGACGACTATCTGACCAAGCCTTTCCATACCGCCGAGCTGCTGGCGCGGCTTGATGCCATCACCCGGCGTGCCGCGCCTCAGCCGGGTACGCAGCAGCAGATCCTGCGCGTGGCCGACCTGGAGCTGGACCGGCTGTCGCGCCGGGTGCGCCGCGGCGGCACCGCGCTCGATCTGCAGCCGCGCGAGTACCAGTTGCTGGAATACATGATGCGCCACGCGGGACAGGTGGTGACCCGCACCATGCTGCTCGAAGGCGTGTGGGACTACCACTTCGATCCCGGGACCAATGTGATCGATGTGCATATCAGCAAGCTGCGCGGCAAGGTGGACGCCAACGGTCTGCCGC is a genomic window containing:
- a CDS encoding response regulator transcription factor translates to MRILVVEDQAAQAEYTAKALREGGHAVDLACDGKEGLFLATTEHYDAIVLDRMLPCVDGLTLLRTLRASSITTPVLLLSALAESDDRVEGLRAGSDDYLTKPFHTAELLARLDAITRRAAPQPGTQQQILRVADLELDRLSRRVRRGGTALDLQPREYQLLEYMMRHAGQVVTRTMLLEGVWDYHFDPGTNVIDVHISKLRGKVDANGLPPLLHTVRGAGYRLGEAS